The DNA sequence CGATGTACTTCGCGGCGGGATGGTGCCAGACCGCCGCGAACATCCCGGGGATGTGACCCTTGCGGTAGCGCCCTCCGTTCCGCCCGATGCCCCACTCGATCCACATCAGCGGGATGCCGAGCAGCAGCAGCGCGATGAAGTACGTGACCATGAACGAGCCGCCGCCGTTGCTCGCCGCCTGCACCGGGAAGCGCAGGAAGTTGCCGAGCCCGACGGCGTTGCCCGCCATGGCGAGAATGAGCCCGATGCGGGTGCCCCAGGCTTCGTTGGAGGTGCTGCCGGTTGTCACGATCGAGCCTCCCGTGGCAGAACGGCGCCGAGTACCTCGACGCCGGCCCCGCGCGCGGCGTCGAGTGCTCCGATGACTGTCTGGTAGGGAACATCAGGGTCGGCCTTCACGAACAGCACGCGGTCCGGCCGGTCGCGGTAGATCTCGTCCAGCGTCGCCGCAAGCTGGCCCGGTGTGACCGCGCGTGTGTTGATCGTCATCGCGCCCGCCGCGTCAATCTCGAGCACGATGCGGGCATTCGAAGCAGCCGATGTCGCCTTGTCGATCGGCAGCTGGACGTCGATGCTCTTCTGCAGCAGCGGCTGCGCGATCATGAAGATCACGAGCAGCACCAGCAGCACGTCGATCATCGGCGTCATGTTGATGTCCGCCATGGACGATCGTCCCGTGCTGCCCATCTGGATCGCCATACCGCCTCCTATTCCACAACGCGAACGTTGGATTCCGTGCCCGGGGACTGCTCCGTCACGGCGGCGATCACGCGGGCGCCCGCCTCGCGGCCGAGCTCCATGGCCTTCATCATCTCGCCATAGCGCAGCGAGCGATCAGCCTTGATGAACAGCACCCGGTCCTCCGGGTGACGCTCGAACTCTGCCCTCAGCAGCGCCGCCGCGTCACCGGCGGCGATCGGGCGCTTGTTCAGGTAGTATGCGCCGTTCATGTCGATGCCCAGGACGGTCCGATCCTCTTCTTCCGGTCTCGACAGCAGGTTCACCCCGTCCGGGAGCTGCGCCTTGAAACCGGCTACGATGGCGGGTGTGACGATCATGAAGATCACCAGCAGCACCAGCATGACGTCGACCATCGGCGTGACATTGATGTCCGCCATCACGTTGGTGTCCTTGATGTCGTGCGACTGCATGCCCATGCTGCCTCACACGCTGTGGCTGAGCGCAGAACCGTGCGCGCTCAGCGCGGTGGTCCCGCCGAGCCGGGCCTCGAAGCGCAGCAGGAAGTCCATGAACTCCTTCGTCGCGTACGTGATCTCCATCGAGGTGAAGTCGATACGATTGATGAAGTAGTTGTACATCCACACGCCGGGCAGTGCGACGAGCAGGCCGATAGCCGTTGTGATCAGAGCTTCGGCGATACCCGCAGAAATGGCTGCCAGGCCGCCGCTGCCGGCACTGGCCATGCCCGTGAATGCATTCACCACGCCCATCGTCGTGCCGAGCAGACCGACGAACGGCGCCGTCGCGCCGATGGTCGCCAGCACACCGAGCCCGCGGCGGAACCGCGAGAGCTGTTCGAGCGTGTTCAGCTCGATCATCCGCTGCACGGACGCGACCTCCACCGGTGTGAGCGTGTGATCCTCGGAGTGCGCCTGCAGCGACGGAAATACGCGCCGGAACGCGTTCGCGAGGTGGCTGTTCGGGTACTGCTCCACCAGGCTCGCCGCGGCATTGAAATCCTCGCGCGCGAGCGCATCCGAGAAGCCGGGGGCGAAGCGCACCGTCTCCCGCTTCGAGCGCGCAAGCATGATCAGCTTGCGGATCGACACGGTCGCGACCGCCAGCGACATACCCAGTAGCACGAATACGATGCCCTTGGCGAACCACCCCATGTGGCCCCAGAGCTCGATCAGCGACATGTTCATTTTCGATATCCCTTGTTCGTCAGCGCGTCTGGAACTGGATCGGCAGTGCGACCCAGACCGGCACGTGATTATCCCTGTTCAGTGCGGGTGAGAACTCCATGATCCGGGCGACGTGCGTCGCCGCTTCATCGAGTGCCTCGTAACCGCTCGATTCCTTGACCTGCGTTCGC is a window from the Longimicrobiales bacterium genome containing:
- a CDS encoding MotA/TolQ/ExbB proton channel family protein; amino-acid sequence: MNMSLIELWGHMGWFAKGIVFVLLGMSLAVATVSIRKLIMLARSKRETVRFAPGFSDALAREDFNAAASLVEQYPNSHLANAFRRVFPSLQAHSEDHTLTPVEVASVQRMIELNTLEQLSRFRRGLGVLATIGATAPFVGLLGTTMGVVNAFTGMASAGSGGLAAISAGIAEALITTAIGLLVALPGVWMYNYFINRIDFTSMEITYATKEFMDFLLRFEARLGGTTALSAHGSALSHSV
- a CDS encoding biopolymer transporter ExbD, with protein sequence MGMQSHDIKDTNVMADINVTPMVDVMLVLLVIFMIVTPAIVAGFKAQLPDGVNLLSRPEEEDRTVLGIDMNGAYYLNKRPIAAGDAAALLRAEFERHPEDRVLFIKADRSLRYGEMMKAMELGREAGARVIAAVTEQSPGTESNVRVVE
- a CDS encoding biopolymer transporter ExbD, translating into MAIQMGSTGRSSMADINMTPMIDVLLVLLVIFMIAQPLLQKSIDVQLPIDKATSAASNARIVLEIDAAGAMTINTRAVTPGQLAATLDEIYRDRPDRVLFVKADPDVPYQTVIGALDAARGAGVEVLGAVLPREARS